A DNA window from Aureibaculum sp. 2308TA14-22 contains the following coding sequences:
- the aroC gene encoding chorismate synthase — protein MSNSIGKLFKLTTFGESHGVAIGGIIDGCPAAIELDFDAIQNELDRRKPGQSAIVTQRKEPDQVEFLSGIFEGKTTGTSIGFLIKNTNQKSKDYSDIKNTFRPSHADYTYTKKYGLRDFKGGGRSSARETANWIVAGAIAKQILKDIKINAFTNSVGSIAINKSYQKLDLSKTESNAVRCPDTDTATKMIDHIKKIKKQGDTIGGTITCVAQNVPLGFGEPIFDKLHARLGQAMLTINAVKGFEYGSGFEGTKLKGSEHNDAFNTDGTTKTNLSGGIQGGISNGMDIYFNVAFKPVATLLQKYDTIDADGNAVNVQGKGRHDPCVVPRAVPIVEALTAMVLVDFFLLDRARKL, from the coding sequence ATGAGTAATTCAATCGGAAAATTATTTAAACTAACTACATTTGGTGAATCGCATGGTGTGGCAATCGGTGGTATTATTGATGGTTGTCCCGCCGCAATTGAACTAGATTTTGACGCTATTCAAAACGAATTAGACCGCCGTAAACCAGGACAATCGGCTATTGTTACCCAACGTAAAGAGCCTGACCAAGTTGAGTTTTTGTCAGGAATTTTTGAAGGCAAGACCACAGGTACTTCTATCGGTTTTTTAATTAAAAATACCAATCAAAAATCGAAAGATTATTCTGATATCAAAAATACGTTTAGGCCCTCTCATGCCGATTATACCTATACCAAAAAATATGGTTTACGTGATTTTAAAGGCGGTGGACGTTCATCTGCTCGTGAAACCGCAAACTGGATCGTAGCCGGAGCCATTGCTAAGCAAATTTTAAAAGACATAAAAATCAATGCGTTTACTAATTCTGTAGGGTCAATTGCTATAAATAAATCGTATCAAAAATTAGATTTGTCAAAAACGGAATCAAATGCAGTACGTTGCCCCGATACAGATACGGCAACCAAAATGATAGATCATATAAAAAAAATAAAAAAACAAGGCGATACTATTGGCGGAACAATTACCTGTGTTGCCCAAAATGTACCCTTAGGTTTTGGAGAACCTATTTTTGATAAATTACATGCCAGATTGGGCCAAGCAATGCTTACCATAAATGCCGTAAAAGGTTTTGAATACGGCAGTGGTTTTGAAGGTACAAAACTAAAAGGCTCCGAACACAACGATGCATTTAATACAGACGGAACTACCAAAACAAATCTTTCTGGTGGAATTCAAGGTGGTATTTCCAATGGTATGGATATCTATTTTAATGTGGCTTTTAAACCCGTGGCCACATTGCTCCAAAAATATGATACTATTGATGCTGATGGCAATGCAGTAAACGTGCAAGGTAAAGGTAGACATGATCCATGCGTGGTACCGAGAGCAGTGCCTATTGTTGAGGCTCTAACCGCAATGGTTTTGGTTGACTTTTTTTTGCTAGACAGAGCAAGAAAACTTTAA
- a CDS encoding LytR/AlgR family response regulator transcription factor — protein MSKILNIVVFEDEQRAGEKLIDLIKEFSPNSKITWKRSVVDGIAYLRENNDIDLIFSDIELIDDNVFKIYDTFQPKCPIIFCTAYDKFYVDAFSTNGIAYLLKPYTKDQFESAWHKYIQLFSEVNKTQNHIISGDLITKLKTLVENNEQNYKTKFSVKKHEGIILLKTNDISYFQAQGDFVLAIDSSGRKHILNYSLTAIENLINPKDFFRINRSEIVSVHSIKKFSVYSKNKIAISLDKPKATLYTSNSKTSNFRKWLENS, from the coding sequence ATGAGCAAAATTTTAAACATCGTGGTATTTGAAGATGAACAACGTGCGGGAGAAAAACTAATAGATTTAATAAAAGAGTTTAGTCCAAATTCAAAGATTACTTGGAAACGAAGTGTTGTCGATGGTATAGCATATTTAAGAGAAAATAATGACATTGATCTTATTTTCTCGGATATTGAATTAATAGATGATAACGTCTTTAAAATTTATGATACATTTCAACCAAAATGCCCTATTATATTTTGTACAGCATATGATAAATTTTATGTAGATGCCTTTAGCACTAATGGCATTGCATATTTATTAAAACCTTATACGAAAGATCAATTCGAGAGTGCTTGGCACAAATACATACAATTATTTAGTGAAGTAAATAAAACGCAAAACCATATTATTTCTGGCGACTTAATTACTAAATTAAAAACATTGGTTGAAAATAACGAACAAAATTATAAAACCAAATTTTCAGTAAAAAAACATGAAGGTATCATTTTATTAAAAACTAATGATATTTCATATTTTCAGGCTCAGGGAGATTTTGTTTTAGCTATTGATAGTTCTGGACGGAAACATATATTAAATTATTCGTTAACTGCAATTGAAAACTTAATTAACCCTAAAGATTTTTTTAGAATTAATAGAAGTGAAATCGTAAGTGTCCATAGCATCAAAAAATTTAGTGTTTACAGTAAAAATAAAATTGCAATAAGCCTAGATAAACCGAAAGCCACATTATACACGTCAAATAGTAAAACTTCTAATTTTAGAAAATGGCTAGAAAATAGTTGA
- a CDS encoding GNAT family N-acetyltransferase, producing MDLIIRKATIKDDVILALLGRVSFREAFGHFWTDEKVLRNYFKNTFSVEKIRSSITKENNVFWIAFADKLPVGYAKLKKYSPYESISDKRPAQLQKIYLLNDYVGNKIGKKMQDILFEEVQNLGIKTLWLAVWDKNDKAIKFYEKYGFEKTTKYHYEYENLKADYEVMTKTF from the coding sequence ATGGATTTAATAATAAGAAAGGCAACCATTAAAGATGATGTAATCTTGGCATTATTAGGGCGAGTAAGTTTTAGAGAGGCTTTTGGGCATTTTTGGACGGATGAGAAAGTATTAAGAAATTATTTTAAAAATACTTTTTCGGTTGAAAAAATCAGAAGTAGCATAACTAAAGAAAATAATGTTTTTTGGATTGCATTTGCGGATAAGCTCCCTGTAGGTTATGCAAAATTGAAGAAATACTCTCCATATGAATCAATTTCTGATAAAAGACCAGCACAACTGCAAAAAATTTACTTACTAAACGATTATGTCGGGAATAAAATAGGAAAAAAAATGCAAGATATTTTATTTGAAGAAGTGCAAAATTTAGGAATTAAAACGCTCTGGTTAGCCGTTTGGGATAAAAATGATAAAGCAATTAAATTCTATGAAAAATATGGATTTGAAAAAACTACAAAATATCATTATGAATACGAGAACCTCAAAGCGGATTATGAAGTAATGACTAAAACGTTTTAA
- a CDS encoding alpha/beta fold hydrolase: protein MKRKSTKIILSIILILVSITILVLLIISHGKTSVFKDAQGKKLENSIAEMKYVKIGGINQFILIRGENKKNPILLILHGGPGTSELPLFRKYNSFLEKHYTVVQWDQRGAGKSYSENIPISCLSVDQLIQDTHELTNYLKIRFNQHKIFILGHSWGSYLGLSTVHKYPDDYYAFIGTGQMTNQSESEKLSFNYVMNKAKEQENAIAIKELNEIGEYNLSNLNKIGIANWFEVQRKWLLKFNGIIYNSENYFNLIYLPYIFNREYTLSDKLSIFKGSKISIDNMFPTVLTTNLKKTIKELGLPIYILQGAYDYTTSYNLAKEYFDMIEAPKKKFITFEKSSHNPAFEEPEKFNQIMIKEVLGENFKLIE, encoded by the coding sequence ATGAAAAGGAAAAGTACAAAAATTATACTGTCAATTATATTGATTTTAGTTAGCATTACTATTTTAGTCTTACTAATAATAAGCCATGGCAAGACATCTGTATTTAAGGATGCTCAAGGCAAAAAACTAGAGAATAGCATAGCCGAAATGAAATATGTTAAAATTGGAGGAATAAATCAATTTATTCTAATAAGGGGTGAAAACAAGAAAAATCCTATTTTACTTATATTGCATGGTGGACCTGGAACATCAGAACTTCCTTTATTTAGAAAGTATAATAGTTTTCTTGAAAAACATTATACCGTAGTACAATGGGATCAACGAGGAGCGGGGAAGTCATATAGTGAAAACATCCCGATATCCTGTTTAAGCGTTGACCAATTAATTCAAGACACTCATGAACTAACTAATTATTTGAAAATCAGATTTAATCAACACAAAATATTTATTTTAGGGCACTCTTGGGGGTCTTACTTAGGCTTGAGTACAGTGCATAAATATCCGGATGATTATTACGCGTTTATTGGAACTGGTCAGATGACGAACCAATCGGAGAGCGAAAAACTAAGTTTTAATTATGTAATGAATAAAGCAAAAGAACAGGAGAATGCCATTGCAATAAAAGAATTAAATGAAATAGGAGAATATAATCTGAGTAACCTTAATAAAATTGGAATTGCGAATTGGTTTGAAGTTCAACGTAAATGGCTTTTAAAATTTAATGGAATAATTTATAATTCCGAAAACTATTTTAATTTGATCTATTTACCATATATTTTTAATAGAGAATATACACTTTCGGATAAACTCAGCATTTTTAAAGGGAGTAAAATATCAATAGATAATATGTTCCCAACAGTATTAACTACAAATTTGAAAAAAACTATAAAAGAATTAGGACTACCTATTTATATATTGCAAGGAGCTTATGATTATACAACATCATACAATTTAGCAAAAGAATATTTTGATATGATAGAAGCACCAAAGAAAAAATTTATAACTTTTGAAAAATCTTCGCATAATCCAGCATTTGAAGAACCTGAGAAGTTCAATCAAATAATGATAAAAGAAGTTTTAGGTGAGAATTTTAAGTTAATAGAATAA
- a CDS encoding EamA family transporter, translating to MKIPVILIPFLLALAASIGNAMVTVGQKNASNYSNPFFFGAFSLLFAAVGLFVIAFFYKTEQLYSYAIGNIKWFAMTGVGMLILNVFLYFLYRGYGANSYTLYAILAIITTSIGVSIFYYGEKMNIYYAASLILAIATVLVFIKGKSLDG from the coding sequence ATGAAAATTCCAGTAATACTTATACCTTTTTTATTAGCATTAGCAGCATCCATTGGAAACGCAATGGTTACCGTAGGTCAAAAAAACGCTAGTAATTATAGTAATCCGTTTTTCTTTGGAGCATTTTCATTGCTATTTGCCGCAGTAGGTTTATTTGTAATTGCATTCTTTTATAAAACAGAACAATTATATAGTTATGCTATTGGAAACATTAAATGGTTTGCAATGACCGGAGTAGGAATGTTAATTCTTAATGTTTTCCTTTATTTTTTGTACAGGGGATATGGAGCCAACTCTTATACTCTTTATGCCATTCTAGCAATTATAACCACATCCATTGGCGTATCCATTTTTTACTATGGAGAGAAAATGAATATTTATTATGCTGCTTCTTTAATCTTGGCTATAGCTACGGTATTGGTTTTTATAAAAGGTAAATCTTTGGATGGTTAA
- a CDS encoding S41 family peptidase — MKLLKLLLTIAVLLITNQFNAQQNQTYFTLGPTLTPDAKYIIFSYESDLWKVPTKGGNAERLTAMQGNETNPSVSPDGMWLAFSSNQFGNNDVYIMPLAGGEITQLTFHERGDNVSSWSWDSSTIYFTSGRLNSVTTFSINKNGGTPKRLFGHYFNTIHNVVENPLNDEIYFNESWESGRFAHRKRYKGDYNPDIKSYNTKTKEFKKHTTYRGKDFGATFDKNGTIYFKSDQANDEYNLYTFENGNKKQLTSFSASIMWPKVSANGEKIVFRKDYQIHVYDVKTGKTNKPLINVFKNNTLAKEQSFQTTGKISYFDVSPDDKKLAFVSRGRLFISDTKGKFVKEIKTDPTEAVQEVKWLKNNKTLLYSQSVKGYYNWFTINADNNSNPKQITNTNKNNRQVTFNSDRSKGVYISGRNDIVLIDLTNLKTNTIVSDELWGFYNSNPYFSPDDKHIVYNAYRDFESDIFTYEIATKKSTNLTNTKVSESDPVWSPDGKYIYFSSDKTNPSYPFGTTNSKIYQMALDNFEAPFKLDKIDKLFEEKKKEESENKKGKDKKGEKEKVEKPSVSIKPDGIMERLTQISPSFGQQGNITVLTKDDKTYIFYLSNHSEGKNQLWKTTIEPFEKNKTERVSDKRVFGYQIVSSTKNNYILFDGAISTLNTESNKLKKIETSFKFNKSLVKEFIQMFHEAWAGMEENFYDENFHGQNWQKLRDQYAQYLPYVSSRSNLRLIFNDMLGELNTSHFGFNSNGKEEDIFHGTRTLATGLLFDNNNPYIVDRIIKQSPTDVKNKNIKIGDELVAVNGTRVNHKLNREKYFSVPSFQDEITLTFKRKGIEHNVNVHSTSSGNVRNLIYDEWQDANQEYVDKKSKNKIAYVHMKNMGGGELRKFKEDLVSSEAEKQALILDLRYNTGGNVHDGVLNFLQQKTYLKWKYREGKLTGQSNFNYGNKPIVLLINEQSLSDAEMTANGFKELGLGTIVGTETYRWIIFTTGKSLVDGSFYRLPSWGCYTLDGKNLESEGVSPDVYIGESFKDRLNGNQPQLDKAIEIILKELN, encoded by the coding sequence ATGAAGCTCTTAAAACTATTACTGACTATCGCTGTACTTTTGATTACTAATCAGTTTAACGCACAACAAAACCAAACTTATTTTACCCTTGGCCCTACTTTAACTCCTGATGCTAAGTATATTATTTTCAGTTATGAAAGTGACCTTTGGAAAGTGCCGACCAAAGGTGGAAATGCCGAACGACTTACGGCTATGCAAGGTAATGAAACCAATCCCAGCGTTTCTCCTGATGGAATGTGGTTGGCATTTTCAAGCAATCAATTTGGTAATAACGATGTTTATATTATGCCACTTGCTGGTGGTGAAATAACACAACTTACTTTTCATGAAAGAGGTGATAATGTTTCTTCATGGAGCTGGGACAGCTCTACAATCTATTTTACTTCTGGACGACTTAATTCCGTGACCACTTTTAGTATCAATAAGAATGGAGGCACGCCAAAACGTCTATTTGGCCATTATTTTAATACTATTCATAATGTAGTTGAAAATCCACTTAATGATGAAATCTATTTTAATGAGTCTTGGGAAAGTGGACGCTTTGCACATAGAAAAAGGTATAAAGGTGATTATAATCCCGATATTAAGTCTTACAATACAAAAACTAAAGAGTTTAAAAAACATACTACCTACAGAGGTAAGGATTTTGGTGCAACTTTTGATAAAAATGGGACAATCTATTTTAAATCAGACCAAGCAAATGATGAATATAACTTATATACTTTTGAAAATGGTAATAAAAAACAGTTGACCAGTTTTTCTGCCTCAATTATGTGGCCTAAAGTTAGTGCCAATGGTGAAAAAATAGTCTTTAGAAAGGATTATCAAATTCATGTATATGATGTAAAAACGGGCAAGACCAACAAACCATTAATTAATGTTTTTAAAAATAATACGTTGGCTAAAGAGCAAAGCTTTCAAACAACTGGGAAAATTAGTTATTTTGATGTGTCACCTGACGATAAAAAATTAGCGTTTGTTTCTAGAGGAAGGTTATTCATTTCTGATACTAAAGGAAAATTTGTTAAAGAGATAAAAACTGACCCTACGGAAGCTGTGCAAGAAGTAAAATGGCTAAAAAACAATAAAACACTACTTTACTCTCAATCCGTTAAAGGATATTACAATTGGTTTACTATTAATGCCGATAACAATTCTAACCCAAAACAAATTACCAATACTAATAAAAACAATAGGCAAGTCACTTTCAATAGCGACCGTTCTAAAGGTGTTTATATTAGCGGACGAAATGATATTGTTCTTATTGATTTAACTAACCTTAAAACGAACACTATCGTAAGTGATGAATTATGGGGGTTTTATAACAGTAATCCTTATTTTTCTCCAGATGATAAACACATTGTTTACAATGCGTATCGCGATTTTGAATCGGACATATTTACGTATGAAATTGCGACAAAGAAGAGTACCAACCTAACAAATACCAAAGTTTCCGAATCTGATCCGGTATGGTCTCCTGATGGGAAATATATTTATTTTTCTTCTGATAAAACAAACCCAAGTTATCCTTTTGGCACTACTAATTCCAAAATTTATCAAATGGCTTTGGACAATTTTGAGGCTCCATTCAAATTAGATAAAATTGATAAATTATTTGAAGAAAAGAAAAAGGAAGAATCTGAAAACAAGAAAGGTAAAGACAAAAAAGGAGAAAAAGAAAAAGTTGAAAAACCTAGTGTTAGCATTAAACCGGATGGAATAATGGAGCGACTTACACAGATCAGCCCATCTTTTGGACAGCAAGGAAATATTACAGTTTTAACAAAAGATGATAAAACTTATATTTTTTATCTCTCTAACCACAGCGAAGGTAAAAATCAACTTTGGAAAACCACCATTGAACCTTTTGAAAAAAACAAGACCGAACGTGTAAGTGATAAAAGAGTTTTTGGCTATCAAATAGTCTCTTCAACCAAAAATAATTACATCCTATTTGATGGTGCTATTTCTACACTTAATACTGAATCTAATAAACTTAAAAAAATTGAAACCTCATTTAAATTCAACAAATCGTTGGTAAAAGAATTTATCCAAATGTTTCACGAAGCATGGGCAGGTATGGAAGAAAATTTTTATGATGAAAACTTTCATGGTCAAAACTGGCAAAAATTACGCGACCAATATGCCCAATATTTACCTTATGTTTCTAGTAGAAGTAATTTAAGATTAATTTTTAATGATATGTTAGGTGAGTTAAATACTTCGCATTTTGGATTTAATTCTAATGGCAAAGAGGAGGATATTTTCCATGGTACTCGCACGCTAGCTACTGGTCTTTTATTTGATAATAACAATCCGTATATCGTCGATAGAATTATTAAACAAAGCCCTACAGACGTTAAAAATAAAAATATTAAAATTGGAGACGAATTAGTTGCTGTAAACGGCACAAGAGTTAACCATAAACTAAATAGAGAAAAATATTTTTCAGTACCCTCATTTCAGGATGAAATTACCTTAACTTTTAAACGTAAAGGTATTGAACATAACGTGAATGTGCATTCAACATCTAGCGGTAATGTTCGAAATTTAATTTATGACGAATGGCAAGATGCAAACCAAGAATATGTCGATAAGAAATCAAAAAATAAAATTGCCTATGTACACATGAAAAATATGGGAGGGGGAGAACTCAGAAAATTTAAAGAAGATTTGGTAAGTAGTGAGGCTGAAAAACAAGCTCTAATTCTAGATTTACGATATAATACTGGTGGTAATGTACATGATGGTGTTTTGAATTTCTTACAACAAAAAACATACTTAAAATGGAAATATAGAGAAGGGAAACTAACTGGGCAATCTAATTTTAATTATGGAAACAAACCCATTGTACTACTTATAAACGAACAATCATTATCTGATGCCGAAATGACAGCCAATGGATTTAAGGAGTTAGGCTTAGGTACAATTGTAGGAACTGAAACTTACAGATGGATAATTTTTACAACAGGGAAATCTTTAGTTGACGGATCTTTCTATCGTTTACCTTCTTGGGGATGCTACACTCTAGACGGTAAAAATTTAGAAAGTGAGGGTGTTAGCCCTGATGTTTATATTGGCGAAAGTTTTAAGGATAGATTAAATGGAAATCAACCACAATTAGATAAAGCGATTGAGATTATTTTAAAAGAGTTAAATTAA
- a CDS encoding Lrp/AsnC family transcriptional regulator, producing the protein MNIDKTNWLILEELQKDGRMPLKEISRRVGISSPAISERMQKMEEAGIINGYQANVNLKKLGYPMGVYISAKIRFGQAEKFYELIKNTPEIMECHKLTGNDCLLIRANVKNTDDLERLNTGLSHYGELTTSLVLSSVVDKRIYNYSDKRLEMVV; encoded by the coding sequence ATGAATATAGATAAAACAAATTGGTTAATTTTAGAAGAATTACAAAAAGATGGAAGAATGCCATTAAAGGAAATTTCACGTAGGGTGGGAATCTCTTCTCCTGCTATTTCTGAAAGAATGCAAAAAATGGAAGAAGCTGGTATTATAAATGGATACCAAGCTAATGTTAATTTAAAAAAATTAGGCTACCCTATGGGAGTTTATATTTCTGCTAAAATTAGATTTGGTCAAGCAGAAAAATTTTACGAGTTAATAAAAAATACTCCAGAAATAATGGAATGCCATAAGTTAACAGGAAATGATTGTTTATTAATTCGGGCTAATGTAAAGAATACTGATGATTTAGAAAGGTTAAATACTGGTTTATCGCATTATGGAGAACTTACAACATCGCTTGTTTTGTCTTCAGTGGTTGATAAAAGAATTTATAACTATTCTGATAAAAGATTGGAAATGGTTGTTTAA
- a CDS encoding DUF5916 domain-containing protein codes for MLITRKFLFKKTLALCLYILTNHTILSQNTIIEAQKINAKITVDGIVNEPIWETIKPLKVTQKVPNSGDAPTQKTEIRIAYDNEFIYLSGRMFDNEPEKINSNSKKRDEFTENTEWCGIIIDTYNDRENALSFFVTPTGSKLDMALSGDITGSNAFNTSWNTYWETAATITKLGWFAEIKIPFSSLAFEVKNGEVIMGITTWRYLARNDETDIYPPRDVSSGSSFRPSLTQRFSFKNIKKKTPIHITPYVLIGFEKLNEFNIDNQNYDANNNFKKEVGLDAKISLGSNTTLDLTVNTDFAQVEADNQQVNLTRSSIFFPEKRLFFQERAGLFNFDFGLSDKLFHSRRIGIVEGQQTHIYGGARLIGKFGKWELGGLTMQTGSKGEIDSENFTVFRVRKNIINENSTVGLITTNRTDFQGKYNSVYGIDANVRIIKDNYITLKWAQSYIDDQKENSDLNRSKLFAEISKRSQQGFTYTINYSKAGKDYVPGVGFETRRDFSQLNSNLSYNIFPKQESKISQYGPYSNSTLIWRNTDGSLESRNLILGFQMLTKLGWTYNIFSTVDKESLIYPFNFPENIEIAPGNYNFNSINASISSSAANKFAYSLTLGTGGFYEGNKTTINFAPFINITTDLSVQGNYQLNYLKFPNQNKSTTVQLGNVNILYTLNTKLNVSSLIQYNNVSQTITGGLRIRYNPKEGNDFYLVYNGDLNQNTNRVIPKLPVSNSQSILLKYSHTFHF; via the coding sequence ATGCTCATCACGAGAAAATTTTTATTCAAAAAAACTTTAGCACTTTGTCTTTACATTCTTACAAATCATACAATTTTATCACAAAATACCATAATTGAAGCACAGAAAATAAATGCCAAAATTACAGTAGATGGAATAGTGAACGAACCTATTTGGGAAACTATTAAACCTTTAAAGGTAACCCAAAAAGTTCCAAATTCAGGAGATGCACCGACACAAAAAACGGAAATTAGAATTGCCTACGACAATGAATTCATTTATTTATCAGGGAGAATGTTTGACAATGAGCCAGAAAAAATAAATTCAAATTCTAAAAAGAGAGATGAATTTACCGAAAATACCGAATGGTGCGGGATAATTATTGACACTTATAATGATAGGGAAAATGCTCTCTCCTTTTTTGTAACACCAACAGGTTCTAAATTAGACATGGCATTATCTGGAGATATAACTGGGTCTAATGCTTTTAATACAAGTTGGAATACTTATTGGGAAACTGCTGCGACTATAACAAAATTGGGTTGGTTTGCAGAAATTAAGATTCCATTTTCGAGTTTAGCATTTGAAGTGAAAAATGGCGAAGTCATTATGGGAATTACCACTTGGAGGTACTTGGCAAGAAATGATGAAACAGATATTTACCCTCCCAGAGATGTGTCATCAGGAAGCTCTTTTAGACCTTCGCTAACCCAAAGGTTTAGCTTTAAAAATATAAAAAAGAAAACACCTATACATATTACACCTTACGTCTTAATTGGTTTTGAAAAGTTGAATGAGTTCAATATCGATAACCAAAACTACGATGCGAATAACAATTTCAAAAAAGAGGTAGGTTTAGATGCAAAAATTTCTTTAGGCAGCAATACTACTCTCGACTTAACTGTGAATACTGATTTTGCTCAAGTGGAAGCTGACAATCAACAAGTAAATTTAACCAGATCAAGCATATTTTTTCCAGAAAAAAGACTGTTTTTTCAAGAGAGAGCGGGCTTGTTTAATTTTGATTTTGGATTATCGGATAAGTTATTTCATAGTAGAAGAATTGGGATAGTTGAAGGACAACAAACACATATATATGGTGGAGCAAGACTCATTGGGAAATTTGGGAAATGGGAACTGGGAGGGTTGACCATGCAAACAGGTTCTAAAGGGGAAATAGATTCGGAAAATTTTACTGTATTTAGGGTTCGGAAAAATATTATAAACGAAAACTCTACAGTTGGTTTAATTACAACGAACAGAACCGATTTTCAAGGCAAATATAATAGCGTTTATGGGATTGATGCTAATGTTAGAATCATTAAGGATAATTATATTACTTTAAAATGGGCTCAAAGTTATATTGATGATCAAAAAGAAAATTCGGATTTAAATAGATCAAAATTATTTGCTGAAATTTCTAAACGTTCTCAGCAAGGGTTCACATATACCATTAATTATAGTAAAGCAGGTAAAGATTACGTGCCTGGAGTAGGTTTTGAAACGAGAAGAGACTTTAGTCAATTAAACTCAAATCTTTCGTATAATATTTTTCCGAAACAAGAATCGAAAATTTCACAATATGGACCTTATAGTAATAGCACACTTATATGGAGAAATACGGATGGTAGTTTAGAATCAAGGAACTTAATTCTTGGTTTTCAAATGCTTACTAAATTAGGGTGGACATACAATATATTTTCAACTGTAGATAAAGAGTCATTAATTTACCCTTTTAATTTTCCCGAAAACATAGAAATAGCTCCTGGAAATTATAATTTTAATAGTATAAATGCATCGATATCCAGTTCAGCTGCCAACAAATTTGCGTACTCTTTGACTTTAGGTACAGGAGGATTTTACGAGGGTAATAAAACAACAATAAATTTTGCCCCTTTCATAAATATTACCACAGATTTGAGTGTACAAGGGAATTATCAATTGAACTATTTAAAATTTCCTAATCAAAATAAAAGTACCACAGTCCAATTAGGTAATGTAAATATTCTATATACTTTAAATACTAAACTCAACGTAAGCAGTCTAATTCAATATAATAACGTTTCACAAACTATTACTGGAGGATTAAGAATAAGATATAACCCTAAAGAAGGTAATGATTTTTATTTGGTATATAATGGCGATTTAAACCAAAATACTAATAGAGTTATTCCAAAATTACCAGTCAGTAATAGTCAAAGCATCTTATTAAAATACAGCCATACTTTCCATTTTTAA
- a CDS encoding PA0069 family radical SAM protein, with product MENLNYIKGRGAQLNTDNRFLQHQKVIESDFLNYCLKENESPDNNKTQYLEIFPKTILNKVTSTDIGLAYSMNPYQGCEHGCIYCYARNTHEYWGYSAGLDFERKILYKKNTAELLEQKLKSKNWKAQNIMLSGNTDCYQPIEKKLELTRNILKVFLKYKHPVSIITKNTLILRDLDILTELTALNLLHVSISITSLQEKTRRILEPRTASIHKRLKIVEILSKNNVPVNVMMAPIIPAINSHEIFDLVKKVSELGAKSAAYTIVRLNGAIGEIFTDWVRKTLPDRADKILNQIADCHGGQLNDSRFGTRMRGEGKIAEQVNLQFRLAKKMFLSSNSLPPLDYSIYAKNKSPQLRLF from the coding sequence ATCGAAAATCTAAATTACATAAAAGGTAGAGGAGCACAATTAAACACTGACAATCGCTTTTTGCAGCATCAAAAAGTTATTGAAAGTGACTTTTTAAATTATTGTTTAAAGGAAAACGAAAGTCCTGACAACAATAAAACTCAATATTTAGAAATCTTTCCAAAAACCATTTTAAACAAAGTTACCAGTACAGATATTGGTTTGGCTTACTCTATGAATCCCTACCAAGGTTGTGAACACGGATGTATTTACTGTTATGCCAGAAATACACACGAATATTGGGGCTATAGTGCCGGACTAGATTTTGAACGGAAAATATTATACAAAAAGAATACAGCAGAATTATTAGAGCAAAAATTAAAAAGCAAAAATTGGAAAGCTCAAAATATAATGCTTTCTGGCAATACCGATTGTTACCAACCTATTGAAAAAAAATTAGAGCTAACCAGAAACATTCTAAAAGTCTTTTTAAAATATAAGCACCCTGTAAGTATAATTACAAAAAATACTTTGATTTTAAGAGATTTAGATATACTTACTGAATTAACTGCTTTAAATCTTTTGCATGTTAGTATTTCTATAACTTCATTACAAGAAAAGACCAGAAGAATACTTGAACCCAGAACCGCATCAATACATAAAAGATTAAAAATAGTGGAAATTTTATCAAAAAACAATGTTCCTGTTAACGTGATGATGGCTCCTATAATACCAGCAATCAACAGTCATGAAATTTTTGATTTAGTAAAAAAAGTAAGCGAACTGGGTGCAAAATCCGCCGCATATACTATTGTTAGACTAAACGGTGCTATTGGTGAAATTTTTACGGACTGGGTCAGAAAAACATTACCGGATAGAGCAGACAAAATACTCAATCAAATTGCTGATTGTCATGGAGGTCAGCTTAACGACAGTCGTTTTGGCACTCGAATGCGGGGAGAAGGCAAAATTGCCGAACAAGTTAACCTACAATTCAGGTTAGCTAAAAAAATGTTTTTGAGTTCAAATTCGTTACCTCCTTTAGATTATTCTATTTATGCTAAAAATAAAAGCCCTCAATTAAGGCTTTTTTAA